The following nucleotide sequence is from Streptomyces sp. NBC_01298.
TCGCCGCCCGGGTCCTTCTTGCGGATGGTGACACCGCCCGGCGCGGCGGTGACCTTGATGGCCGTCTGGTCCTTGGCCGTGGTGGTGTCGCCCGCCAGGAGCATCCGCTGGGCGGTGTCGTCGCGGGGGGCCAGGACCTTGAGCTGGGAGCCGGGCAGCCCGTCGGCCTCGGCGCCCACGGTGGTGGTCCCCTTGGCGTCGGCGGTGAACTCCCAGGTGGCCGTCCCGTCCTGGCCGGTGGTGACCTGCCCCTTCTCGCCGTCCGTGCCGGACTCGGTGAGGCGGACCTTCACCCCGGGCACCTTGGTCCCCGAGAGCGTGGCGGTGACGGTGGCCGTGACCGCGACCTTCTTGCCCGCCGGGGTCTCGGTGACCTTCGGCGTGAGGGTCAGGCGGTAGGGGCCCGCGTACTTCTTGGCTTCTTCCAGGTAGTCGGCGGCCAGGGTCCGGGCCGTGGACGACACGTTCGGGTAGCCGAGGCGCTGCTTGCCGCGGGCGCCGTCGATGCCATAGGCGCCGCCGGCCAGCCACTCGTAGACGACCGCGTCGACTGCGGCCGCCTGGGCGGCGTTCTGGGTCTGGCCGTACTTGCCGACGATGTAGGAGGCGTAGGCGAGGTGGGCGTCGGGGACCTGTTTGCCTGTGACGGAGGAGGTCCAGTGCTCGACGGTGGCCGGGCCGCTGTACCCGCCCGCGGCGTCGGGCCCCTTGCGCTCGGGGTCGGCGCAGTAGGTCTCCCACTGGCCGTAGACCGTCATGCCCGGGGGGCCGTAGGCACCGATGTGGGAAGTGGCGGCGTTGCCGTCGCTGTCGGGGATCGCGTAGCCGGGGCCGTACTTGTCCGACTGGGCGGGGGCGGCCGCCGCCGACCAGGACAGGGTGCCGGCTGCTGCGGCGGCGATGGTGATGGCGGTCAGGCGCGTTGTCGCGCGGGCGAGAGGTGCGTGCATGGGGAGAGGGGGCTCCTTGTGCTGGTGGCGGGATGCGCAGGGTCCGGACGCGAGAGCGCCCGCCCGGACTGGCTGGACGGAGGGCCCGGGCGGGCGCTGAGGGTGGGACGCGCCGTGGTCGCTACGGGCGTCTGCGGCCGGCTAGCAGGGGCGCGCGGAGAGCGTCTCGCCGAGGCCGGCGGTCACGGTCAGACACGGGCGGTACTTGAGCGGGCACTGGTTCATCGTGGGGCTCCTTGAGAAGGGGCGACGTGTGGTCGGACAGCAGTGATCTCAGCAGGGACGCCCCTGCTCCGCCAGGGACATTTAGGGGCATAGTCCGCTTATCCCTAGGGGTGGGAAAGGAGTTGGCCCCGCGGTCTCGGTGGCGGGAGAAACCCGGCGGCCGCCACTGGCGGCGGTCCGTCGTACGGACCGTGCGTGTTGGTCGGCAGATGGACACGAGGCCCGCTCCGGACGGGGAGCGGGCCTCGCGTGCGCGGCTGCCTGCGAACGGTCGGCCGCTGGCGGGAAGTCACAGTCAGCAGGCGGGGTCCTCGGGGATGCACGTGTGGATGTCCTCCTCGGGGTGGTGCATCAGGTCGCTGCGGACCCATCCCGTCACGCCCGTCCGGTCGATGCGGAGCTTGTACCAGGACTGGCCGCCCACGTACGCGGAGTCCCAGGTGGTACAGCCCCAGCCGCGGTAGGCGACGCCGTTGATGCGGGCGCCGGTCGACGGGCTGGAGCGGACGTTGGCGGCGGAGGCGGTGATGTAGCAGCCGCCGGCCGCGCTCGCGGAGGTCGCGGTGACCAGGCCGCCGGCGGTCAGCGCGAGGGCGACGGAGGCGGTCGCGGCCATGCGGGTGCGCATCTTCATGGTGATGGTCTCCTGGGTGAGAGGGGTGTTGGGAGGCTGTTCATGGGGAGCCTGTGGGCCCGGAGTGCGGGCGAACGGCGCGAGGGCGGTGCGGTGTCAGGGCCCGGCACGGTCATCTGAGGGGTGGTCCCGGCGTGCGGGACCGGGCCGCGTCGGGGCCACTCAGGCCGTGGCCGCGGCCGCCGAGGGGCGCAGGGACATGCGGGTGCTGAGCAGCAGCGTGCACAGGGCGGCGGCGAGCAGGGGTACGGCGAAGTGGCCGCCGAGGGGCCCTGCGAGGGCGGTGCCGGCTGCCAGGCCCAGGCGCATGGCGCTGGAGAGCCAGCCGACGGCCTCGGTGGAGGTGCCGGGAGGGGCCAGGGAGGTCAGGGTGAGGCTGGCCACCGTGAGCAGCGGCACGAACAGGGCGCCCGGGAGCATGGCCGCGGCCAGGAGCAGCGGGGCGGGCAGCGGGGCGAGCAGCGGGAGCCAGCAGGCCGCGTACAGGGCGGCGATGAGGGCCAGGTGGCGGGGGCGGGGGGCGGTTGAGGGCTGGAAGCGGGCGAAGAGGATGCCGCCGAGGATTCCGGCGGCGGAGAACGTCGCGGGCAGGGCGCCGGCCAGCCAGGCCGCGTTCTGCTGCTCGGCGGAGGCGATCCCGGCGACGTCGAGGGCGCCCACGGTGGCTCCGAGGAAGACCAGGGCGGCCAGCAGCGGGCGCATGGCGGGCGGGCGTAGCGCGCCGAGCCGGTCGGGGTTGCGGGATTCGGCGCGCCAGGTGCGGGCGGGGTGGGCGGTGGCGAAGGCGAGGGATCCGGCGAGGGTCGCGGCGGCGGCCAGGGCGAGGGCGGCGGCCGGGGAGACCGCGCCGGCCAGGGCGATGGCGAGGGCGGGGCCGGTGACGTAGACGATTTCCTGGGTGGAGGAGTCCAGGGTGTAGGCAGTGCGTACGTGGGCGTCGTCGGGGAGCACGGTGGGCCACAGGGAGCGCAGTCCACCCTCCAGGGGCGGGCATCCGGCGCCCGCCAGCAGGACGCACACGGCGGTCAGCGGGAGGTTGGCGGTGCCCGCGAGGGCGAGCACGCTCAGTGCCGCGGCGACCAGGCCCGCGCCGAGGTAGATGGGAAAGGGCAGGCCGCGGTGGTCGGCGATGCGGCCCAGCAGCGGCAGTCCCAGTGCGGGGGCAATGCCGTACAGCGCGGCCAGGACGCTCGCGGTGGCCAGGGAGTGGCCGTCGGCCTGCGCCGCGAGGATCAGTGCGACGGGTGCCATGCCCAGCGAGAGGCGGCCGGTGACGGAGGCGATGAGCAGGCGGCTGCAATATCGGTGGCGCAGTACGGCCCGGAAGGACGGCGGAGTGCCGGCTGGCGCAGGCGCGGGCGCGCGGGCAGGGGCAGGGGCAGGTGCGGGCGTGGGCGCGGGGTGGGTGAGGCGGCGGAAGTCGGACGCCTTCGGGAAGGGCCCCCGGGCCGGAGTCGTGTGCGCAACGGCGCGGGCCGGAGCGGGCATCGGGTGGGCCGGGCGGCGGAAGTCCGTCGCCTTCGGAAAGGGCCCGCGCGCCGAGGCGGTGCGGGGGACGTCGCGGACCTGCGCGTGGGCCATCAGCTGCCTGCCTCGGTGCGGGGGTGGGCCTGTCGGTTGAGGCCGCCCGCACGCCGAGGCGCTCATGGCTGGCGCGCGGCGTGCGGGCGGCGGCAGCGGGGTCGGGGGGCTCATCCGCTGTGTCGGCAAGCCCAACAGGGCCGTGGCCGGGCTTCAACGCCGCTTCCCCGCCTGCGGGCGGCCGTGGTGGCTGCGTCCCAGCTTCTGGTGCTGCCACCGGCGCCGTCGGTCCGCCACGTGACACCGGGCCCGGGCCCGGCCGCCCCGGGGGCGGTTCGCTTCCCAGGGCCCGCAGAAGGCGTCGCGGCTGAGGGGGCCGGGGTGCGGGCGGCTATCGGATGTGGCGGTGGCCAGGCTGCTGGCTGCCGAGGGACTCGGACTGGGCGTGTGGCAGCTGTGCGGTGGTGTCCGGGGTGTGGGAGGCGCGCCGCTGTGACTCTGCCGCGATCTGCCGGGCCCGGTCCATGAAGTGGCTGAAGGCGGCTACCGGTGGCGAGAGCGGCGTCTGTGCAGTTGCCGGGCTGGCGGTGGCCGGGGGTTGGTGGAGTAGTGCGCTGAGGGTCTCGCCGCTGACTCTGCCGTTCCTCTCCAGGAGCGCGCCGGCGGCGAGGATGGCCGCCCAGTGGCGGTCACGCAGCGCCAGGGCGGTGGTCTGCGCCTGCCGGAGCTGTTCTGGAGCT
It contains:
- a CDS encoding MSCRAMM family protein, whose protein sequence is MHAPLARATTRLTAITIAAAAAGTLSWSAAAAPAQSDKYGPGYAIPDSDGNAATSHIGAYGPPGMTVYGQWETYCADPERKGPDAAGGYSGPATVEHWTSSVTGKQVPDAHLAYASYIVGKYGQTQNAAQAAAVDAVVYEWLAGGAYGIDGARGKQRLGYPNVSSTARTLAADYLEEAKKYAGPYRLTLTPKVTETPAGKKVAVTATVTATLSGTKVPGVKVRLTESGTDGEKGQVTTGQDGTATWEFTADAKGTTTVGAEADGLPGSQLKVLAPRDDTAQRMLLAGDTTTAKDQTAIKVTAAPGGVTIRKKDPGGEALAGTSFQLLDPATGKTVAEGKTGADGVLVFDNLAPGTYRLRETDSGSPLHATVPDQDITITEGKTAAANPITIVDPFKQGELLVKKIDKATGKPLAGAVIAINADTVDASGKHTKGKELTQLTTGKDGTAKLKLDVTLKNGTTYWATEAKPPAGYEADAAAQQFTAKPGAQVTVTLADTKSPTPISPPPTTPPPAAKPPAAQPPAPSGQLAHTGASSTTWLIAAGGVLLAAGGTAVWAGNRRRLARTHSG
- a CDS encoding SH3 domain-containing protein is translated as MKMRTRMAATASVALALTAGGLVTATSASAAGGCYITASAANVRSSPSTGARINGVAYRGWGCTTWDSAYVGGQSWYKLRIDRTGVTGWVRSDLMHHPEEDIHTCIPEDPAC
- a CDS encoding MFS transporter, encoding MAHAQVRDVPRTASARGPFPKATDFRRPAHPMPAPARAVAHTTPARGPFPKASDFRRLTHPAPTPAPAPAPARAPAPAPAGTPPSFRAVLRHRYCSRLLIASVTGRLSLGMAPVALILAAQADGHSLATASVLAALYGIAPALGLPLLGRIADHRGLPFPIYLGAGLVAAALSVLALAGTANLPLTAVCVLLAGAGCPPLEGGLRSLWPTVLPDDAHVRTAYTLDSSTQEIVYVTGPALAIALAGAVSPAAALALAAAATLAGSLAFATAHPARTWRAESRNPDRLGALRPPAMRPLLAALVFLGATVGALDVAGIASAEQQNAAWLAGALPATFSAAGILGGILFARFQPSTAPRPRHLALIAALYAACWLPLLAPLPAPLLLAAAMLPGALFVPLLTVASLTLTSLAPPGTSTEAVGWLSSAMRLGLAAGTALAGPLGGHFAVPLLAAALCTLLLSTRMSLRPSAAAATA